A genomic window from Pseudomonas argentinensis includes:
- a CDS encoding TRAP transporter small permease subunit, translated as MALVTRIEGLVEALGCMARACVLLLVLLVSFDVLMRYLFDLSPIALQELEWYLISPIALLGIAYTLKHRQDVRVDFLYEKFSVKTKAAVDLFSGIATAAIGFYIAHLAFKYTMQSYRMGEGSPDPGGLPYRFLVKAFLPLGFGLFGLQGVADSLRASCVLLQPASAREVRP; from the coding sequence ATGGCCCTCGTCACTCGTATCGAAGGGCTGGTCGAGGCACTGGGCTGCATGGCCCGGGCCTGCGTGCTGCTGCTGGTACTGCTGGTGTCGTTCGACGTGCTGATGCGCTACCTGTTCGACCTCAGCCCCATCGCCTTGCAGGAACTGGAGTGGTACCTGATCTCGCCCATCGCCCTGCTCGGCATCGCCTACACCCTCAAGCACCGCCAGGACGTGCGCGTGGATTTTCTCTACGAGAAATTCAGCGTGAAGACCAAGGCTGCCGTCGACCTGTTCAGCGGCATCGCCACCGCGGCCATCGGTTTCTACATCGCCCACCTGGCGTTCAAGTACACGATGCAGTCCTACCGCATGGGTGAAGGCTCGCCTGACCCGGGCGGCCTGCCCTATCGCTTTCTGGTCAAGGCTTTCCTGCCCCTGGGTTTCGGCCTGTTCGGTTTGCAGGGGGTGGCCGATAGCCTGCGCGCGTCGTGCGTGCTGCTGCAGCCCGCCTCCGCTCGGGAGGTGCGCCCATGA
- a CDS encoding TRAP transporter substrate-binding protein has translation MSLNRRNFIGAGALAAGAGLALGGSGVAGAAVSSKTFNWKMTNAYAPGSPFYVQGRGSPTDFCKRVEDMSGGRLKIQHFAAGELIPALEGFDAVASGMVEMNAANAFFWAGKIPAAQFFTAVPFGMNTQGMNAWLYNGGGLTLWEELYEPHGLVPMPMGNTGTQMTGWFRQPLENVDSLKGLKMRIAGLAGKVYSELGVAVRLLPGGEIFPALERGVIDAAEFVGPYQDRRMGLHKAARNYYTTGWHEPTNVTELIINKQAWDSLPADLQAIVRVCAQACNTDSWSWCDTVNAEAMQDLVGNQGVIARPLPGDLIKRLHEATRDTLSSMAAGDPATRKVYEHFFAFRKQYLSWASVGEKAFMDIGMDAS, from the coding sequence ATGAGCCTCAATCGACGCAATTTCATTGGCGCCGGCGCCCTCGCAGCCGGCGCGGGCCTGGCACTGGGTGGCAGCGGCGTGGCCGGTGCCGCGGTGAGCAGCAAGACCTTCAACTGGAAGATGACCAACGCCTACGCGCCGGGTTCGCCCTTCTACGTGCAGGGCCGGGGCAGCCCCACCGACTTCTGCAAGCGCGTCGAGGACATGTCCGGCGGCCGCCTGAAGATCCAGCACTTCGCGGCCGGCGAGCTGATCCCGGCGCTGGAAGGCTTCGACGCAGTGGCCAGCGGCATGGTGGAAATGAACGCCGCCAATGCCTTCTTCTGGGCCGGCAAGATTCCCGCCGCACAGTTCTTCACCGCCGTGCCGTTCGGCATGAACACCCAGGGCATGAACGCCTGGCTGTACAACGGTGGCGGCCTCACGCTCTGGGAAGAACTCTACGAACCCCATGGCCTGGTGCCGATGCCCATGGGCAACACCGGCACGCAGATGACCGGCTGGTTCCGCCAGCCCCTGGAGAACGTCGACAGCCTCAAGGGCCTGAAGATGCGCATCGCCGGCCTGGCCGGCAAGGTCTACAGCGAGCTGGGCGTGGCCGTGCGCCTGCTGCCCGGCGGCGAGATCTTCCCGGCGCTGGAGCGCGGCGTGATCGACGCCGCCGAGTTCGTCGGCCCCTATCAGGATCGCCGCATGGGCCTGCACAAGGCGGCCAGGAACTACTACACCACCGGCTGGCACGAGCCGACCAACGTCACCGAGCTGATCATCAACAAGCAGGCCTGGGACAGCCTGCCCGCCGACCTGCAGGCCATCGTGCGGGTCTGCGCCCAGGCCTGCAACACCGACAGCTGGTCGTGGTGCGATACGGTCAACGCCGAGGCCATGCAGGACCTGGTGGGCAACCAGGGGGTGATCGCCCGGCCGCTGCCAGGCGACCTCATCAAGCGTCTGCATGAGGCCACCCGCGACACCCTGTCGAGCATGGCGGCGGGCGATCCGGCGACCCGGAAGGTCTACGAGCACTTCTTCGCCTTCCGCAAGCAGTACCTGTCCTGGGCCTCGGTAGGCGAGAAGGCGTTCATGGACATCGGGATGGACGCGTCATGA
- a CDS encoding TRAP transporter large permease — MSPNEWLAIAMVFGFFAMMMAGVPVAISLAVSGFVAGMVGFGPMLFALLPARMFGVVSNYTLLAIPLFTFMGVMLEKSRVAEDMLDTIGRAMGGLNGGMGLAIILVGVLLGASTGIVGATVVTIGLLTLPTLLRRGYNKTLACGTICASGTLGQIIPPSLVLILLADILGQSVGSIFAAAFIPSLVLALIYVAYMLLLGWLRPDWVPAIPAEERALTSRKQLLKDMARSVLPPLLLVMAVLGSIIGGVAAPTEAASMGALGALLIAALSGRLSWPTLKATLHGTLTISAMIFLILLCSQPFSLAFRGLGGEALVHELFTLLPGGELGAILFLMAVLFVLGFFLEWIEISYIALPMFLPVFIAYDTDLVWLGILVALNLQMSFLTPPFGWALFFLKGVAPPGITTKDIYIGALPYVFLQMLAVAVVFCFPQLATWLPEAIGW; from the coding sequence ATGAGCCCCAACGAATGGCTGGCCATCGCCATGGTGTTCGGCTTCTTCGCCATGATGATGGCGGGGGTGCCGGTGGCCATTTCCCTGGCCGTGTCCGGCTTCGTCGCCGGCATGGTCGGCTTCGGCCCGATGCTCTTCGCCCTGCTGCCGGCGCGCATGTTCGGGGTGGTCAGCAACTACACGCTGCTGGCGATACCGCTGTTCACCTTCATGGGGGTGATGCTGGAGAAATCCCGGGTCGCCGAGGACATGCTCGACACCATCGGCCGGGCCATGGGCGGCCTGAATGGCGGCATGGGCCTGGCGATCATTCTGGTCGGCGTACTGCTCGGCGCCTCCACCGGTATCGTCGGCGCCACCGTGGTGACCATCGGTTTGCTGACCCTGCCCACGCTGCTGCGCCGTGGCTACAACAAGACCCTGGCCTGCGGCACCATCTGTGCCTCCGGCACCCTGGGGCAGATCATTCCGCCGAGCCTGGTGCTGATCCTGCTGGCCGACATCCTCGGCCAGTCGGTGGGCTCGATCTTCGCTGCGGCCTTCATTCCCAGCCTGGTGCTGGCGCTGATCTACGTCGCCTACATGCTGCTGCTCGGCTGGCTGCGCCCGGATTGGGTGCCGGCGATTCCCGCCGAGGAACGCGCCCTGACCAGCCGCAAGCAATTGCTCAAGGATATGGCACGCAGCGTGCTGCCACCGCTGCTGCTGGTGATGGCGGTGCTCGGCTCGATCATCGGCGGCGTCGCCGCGCCCACCGAGGCGGCCTCCATGGGTGCCCTCGGCGCCCTGCTGATCGCCGCGCTTTCGGGCCGGCTGAGCTGGCCGACGCTCAAGGCCACGCTGCACGGCACCCTGACCATCAGCGCGATGATCTTCCTGATCCTGCTCTGCTCGCAGCCCTTCTCCCTGGCCTTCCGTGGCCTGGGTGGCGAAGCCCTGGTGCACGAGCTGTTCACCCTGCTACCGGGTGGCGAGCTGGGGGCGATCCTGTTCCTGATGGCGGTGCTGTTCGTGCTCGGCTTCTTCCTCGAGTGGATCGAGATTTCCTATATCGCCCTGCCGATGTTCCTGCCGGTGTTCATCGCCTACGACACCGACCTGGTGTGGCTGGGCATTCTGGTCGCCCTGAACCTGCAGATGTCCTTTCTCACTCCGCCCTTCGGCTGGGCGCTGTTCTTTCTCAAGGGCGTGGCGCCGCCGGGGATCACCACCAAGGACATCTACATCGGCGCGCTGCCTTACGTGTTCCTGCAGATGCTCGCAGTGGCGGTGGTGTTCTGCTTCCCGCAACTGGCAACCTGGCTGCCCGAGGCCATCGGTTGGTAG